Proteins encoded by one window of Cannabis sativa cultivar Pink pepper isolate KNU-18-1 chromosome 4, ASM2916894v1, whole genome shotgun sequence:
- the LOC115712257 gene encoding pentatricopeptide repeat-containing protein At2g22410, mitochondrial — translation MFVTLRNLTVGSRLNNSLHCFSHSLSFKTSNHQFLQHLLEKCKSMSQLRQIHAQIILHRLTLQNLTLGKLIAFCAVADAGDIRYAQLVFDQVIEPNKFMYNSLIRGYSNTDTPLKSLLLYRKMISSGLSPNEFTLPFVLKVCAGTAAFRDAVVVHGQAIKFGIGCQVCVQNGLINVYISFGLIRFARHVFDEISQRTLVSWNTMIGGYSKLSFCKEAFWLFREMRESELRPDKFTLVNLLSVCSQSCDLALGRFVHLHIVITGVEIDQIVRNALLDMYAKCGNLRSSQTVFNLMSDKNVVSWTSLVCGYAKNGHIESAKAVFDKMPVKNVVSWNAMITCYVQEGQFNEALALFNKMQSSKVVPDKATLVSILSACGQIGDLVMGEEIYKYICNSNMELGLTLLNSLVDMYAKCGALEMALHLFLKSPEKNVVSWNVIIGALALHGCGLKAIEMFEDMQSREVFPDKFTFTGLLSACCHSGLVDTGRYYFDIMNSFYGILPELEHYACMVDLLGRLGLLDEAVRLIGGMPIKPDVVIWGALLGACRIHGNLEISKLILKQLLELEPHSSGPYVLLCNIFCEAKRWEDAKKIRKLMKNGGVTKSRAISFIEINNHVFEFMAYDQRHQLSSSIYTMLDQLTDHLRSCSFFDIDEMQVLV, via the coding sequence ATGTTCGTTACTCTCAGAAACTTGACCGTTGGTTCCCGCCTCAACAACTCTTTACACTGCTTTTCCCATTCTCTATCTTTCAAAACCTCAAACCACCAATTTCTCCAACATCTTCTCGAGAAATGTAAATCCATGAGCCAACTCAGACAAATTCATGCCCAAATCATCCTCCACCGTCTCACCCTCCAAAATCTCACCCTAGGAAAGTTAATAGCTTTCTGTGCCGTCGCCGACGCCGGCGATATAAGGTATGCCCAGCTTGTTTTCGACCAAGTTATTGAACCCAATAAGTTTATGTACAATAGTCTCATAAGGGGTTACTCAAATACCGATACCCCATTAAAGTCTTTACTACTGTATCGTAAAATGATTAGTTCGGGACTTTCTCCGAACGAGTTTACTTTGCCGTTTGTTCTTAAGGTTTGTGCCGGAACAGCTGCTTTTCGGGATGCTGTGGTTGTTCATGGCCAGGCTATTAAATTCGGAATTGGGTGTCAAGTTTGTGTGCAGAATGGTCTAATTAATGTCTATATAAGTTTCGGGTTGATTCGATTTGCACGCCACGTGTTTGATGAAATTTCGCAGAGGACACTCGTTTCTTGGAATACGATGATTGGTGGGTATTCTAAATTGAGTTTTTGCAAAGAGGCTTTTTGGTTGTTTAGAGAGATGAGAGAGTCAGAGTTGAGGCCTGATAAGTTCACTTTAGTTAATTTGTTATCTGTTTGTTCACAGAGTTGTGATTTGGCTTTGGGTAGATTTGTGCATCTTCATATTGTGATAACCGGAGTTGAAATTGATCAAATTGTGAGAAATGCTCTCTTGGATATGTATGCCAAGTGTGGGAATTTGAGATCTTCACAAACTGTTTTTAATCTGATGTCTGATAAGAATGTAGTTTCATGGACTTCCCTTGTTTGTGGATATGCTAAAAATGGGCACATTGAGTCTGCCAAAGCGGTTTTCGATAAAATGCCTGTGAAGAATGTTGTTTCTTGGAATGCAATGATCACTTGTTATGTACAAGAAGGCCAATTCAATGAAGCTTTGGCTCTATTCAACAAAATGCAGAGTTCTAAAGTGGTTCCGGATAAGGCTACTCTGGTTTCAATTCTCTCAGCCTGTGGTCAAATTGGTGATTTGGTCATGGGAGAAGAAATTTACAAATACATATGCAATAGCAATATGGAACTTGGTTTAACTCTTTTGAATTCACTTGTCGACATGTATGCAAAATGTGGTGCCCTCGAAATGGCTTTGCATCTCTTTCTCAAGTCTCCCGAAAAGAATGTTGTTTCGTGGAATGTTATCATTGGGGCCCTTGCGCTGCACGGTTGTGGACTAAAAGCGATTGAGATGTTTGAAGATATGCAATCAAGAGAAGTTTTCCCTGACAAATTCACATTCACTGGACTGCTTTCGGCGTGTTGTCACAGTGGTCTTGTAGACACAGGGCGATATTACTTCGACATAATGAATTCCTTTTATGGGATTTTGCCTGAGCTCGAGCACTATGCCTGCATGGTTGATCTCTTGGGCAGATTAGGGCTCTTAGATGAAGCGGTCAGACTGATCGGTGGAATGCCTATAAAACCGGATGTAGTGATTTGGGGTGCTTTGCTCGGTGCTTGTAGGATTCATGGCAACTTAGAGATTAGCAAACTAATACTGAAACAACTGTTGGAGTTAGAGCCACATAGTTCTGGACCATATGTGCTTCTTTGTAACATATTTTGTGAAGCCAAAAGATGGGAAGACGCAAAAAAGATTAGGAAACTAATGAAGAATGGTGGGGTAACAAAGAGTAGAGCAATTAGTTTCATTGAAATTAATAACCATGTTTTTGAGTTTATGGCTTATGACCAAAGACACCAACTTTCAAGTAGTATTTACACTATGCTTGATCAATTAACTGATCATTTAAGGTCTTGTTCATTTTTTGACATAGATGAAATGCAGGTCTTGGTGTAG
- the LOC115711933 gene encoding uncharacterized protein LOC115711933 — MGICSSTNSTHVATAKLILQDGKLQEFSYPVRVSYVLQKNPACFICNSDEMDFDDVVSAVNDEEELQPGQLYFALPLGRLNQRLQPEEMAALAVKASSALMKSGGGGGEKCRRNSVSPIAFSGDTIKSSSRCGNGGSTGSGGGNGNGSRRVRRNGGRKFTAMLSAIPE, encoded by the coding sequence atGGGTATTTGCAGTTCGACTAACTCGACTCACGTTGCGACGGCGAAACTTATTCTACAAGACGGAAAATTACAGGAGTTTTCTTACCCTGTTAGGGTATCTTACGTTTTGCAGAAGAATCCGGCTTGTTTCATCTGTAACTCGGATGAAATGGACTTCGACGACGTCGTTTCAGCCGTAAACGACGAGGAAGAGCTTCAACCTGGTCAGCTTTATTTTGCTCTGCCTTTGGGTAGACTAAACCAACGTTTACAACCGGAAGAGATGGCCGCATTGGCCGTTAAAGCCAGTTCGGCGCTTATGAAAAGCGGCGGCGGTGGCGGCGAAAAATGTCGCCGGAACTCTGTCTCGCCTATTGCTTTCTCTGGCGATACTATTAAATCTTCTTCGCGGTGTGGTAATGGCGGTTCCACCGGATCCGGTGGCGGTAATGGGAATGGGTCTAGGAGGGTTAGGAGAAATGGGGGAAGAAAGTTTACGGCGATGTTGAGTGCGATACCGGAGTAA